The proteins below come from a single Aegilops tauschii subsp. strangulata cultivar AL8/78 chromosome 6, Aet v6.0, whole genome shotgun sequence genomic window:
- the LOC109754610 gene encoding uncharacterized protein, protein MASPSSSKDKFFERVINPYSPEVMKHPQAIEMREGVLHIRDVQGPKKTGCVEARLEAVEQEIFKCQGMVERGLSANHSMITEFSRDHKVDGRSMKDIVFTFNEQINFLQSQIYDLQNQGFEYEAIFKCMSLGACCRTQESHASSYDGEWLPWKPEDKFATT, encoded by the coding sequence ATGGCCTCaccaagctcctccaaggacaagttctttgagAGGGTCATCAACCCCTACTCTCCGGAGGTGATGAAGCACCCTCAAGCCAtcgagatgcgtgagggggtgctccACATCCGGGATGTTCAGGGACCCAAGAAGACGGGATGCGTGGAGGCCAGGCTCGAGGCGGTGGAGCAGGAGAtcttcaagtgccaagggatggtggagcgtggacttagTGCCAATCACTCCATGATTACGGAATTCTCCCGTGATCACAAGGTGGATGGCCGGTctatgaaggacatcgtcttcaccttcaacgagcaaatcaattTTCTGCAAAGCCAAATCTATGATCTTCAAAATCAAGGTTTTGAGTATGAGGCAATATTTAAATGTATGAGTTTAGGTGCATGTTGCAGGACTCAGGAGTCTCATGCTTCTTCTTATGATGGTGAGTGGCTGCCATGGAAGCCGGAGGATAAGTTTGCTACCACCtaa